The Desulfovibrio subterraneus genome has a window encoding:
- the sfsA gene encoding DNA/RNA nuclease SfsA produces the protein MNELPLIPFPSGCITGSFVRRVKRFSVEIVHNDASVWVHSNNSGSMLGLLRPGMQVLASPAANPDRKLKWTHEAVRMPDFAGDFWVGVNTMTPNRLLEAAFHAGKLPWADGYTVLRREAKYGDSRLDARLDSDNADRPPLWIECKNVTMVEDDVACFPDAATERGQKHLREMMGLVEKGFRAAFFYLVQRADGNCFGPADFIDPAYAELFWQALDAGVEVYPHRARVTEQGIYLGELLPLRCR, from the coding sequence GTGAACGAACTTCCTCTCATTCCCTTTCCGTCAGGCTGCATCACCGGCTCTTTTGTGCGCCGCGTCAAGCGCTTCAGCGTTGAAATCGTGCACAACGATGCATCGGTGTGGGTACACTCCAACAATTCAGGCTCCATGCTCGGCCTGCTGCGTCCCGGCATGCAGGTTCTGGCCTCGCCTGCGGCCAACCCCGACCGCAAACTCAAGTGGACGCACGAGGCGGTGCGCATGCCCGACTTTGCGGGCGACTTCTGGGTGGGGGTGAACACCATGACGCCCAACAGATTGCTCGAAGCCGCCTTTCATGCCGGCAAGCTGCCATGGGCAGACGGCTACACCGTACTTCGGCGCGAGGCAAAGTACGGCGACAGCCGTCTGGATGCACGGCTGGACAGCGATAACGCAGACCGCCCACCCCTGTGGATTGAATGCAAGAACGTGACAATGGTGGAAGATGACGTGGCATGCTTTCCCGATGCGGCCACCGAGCGCGGCCAGAAGCACCTGCGGGAAATGATGGGGCTGGTGGAAAAGGGATTCCGCGCGGCGTTCTTCTATCTGGTGCAGCGCGCGGACGGCAACTGCTTCGGCCCTGCGGATTTCATAGACCCGGCCTATGCAGAACTCTTCTGGCAGGCCCTTGATGCGGGAGTGGAGGTCTATCCCCACCGTGCACGCGTGACAGAGCAAGGCATCTATCTTGGCGAATTATTGCCCCTGCGCTGCCGCTGA